Proteins from a single region of Acidianus ambivalens:
- a CDS encoding AAA family ATPase, producing the protein MKIKVTSLGPINEANIDLGDLTVFFGPPNSGKSTALLALYYALNPPLFLPFTTSLKYRFIKAGNGVMNIRGEIKKEGYIEFEYSPSDEYLKQYLPEGEFSVEPFSFIDFMKNYQIYEDYEDYLKFQSIVLPSECDETVSDVLRNGIKFTASIRDNKVSVNYQLGTQNLSEPCKEYVLKEISTNLINKIGERILSKFLESFYEKLNEIEGIKSTLFIPYWRSLATYETLAEGDQLPGFINVALTAIGLSNLPQLFEYFTKLSNKKINEDVYKLLQPLIPGNIEVIGNKLIYKEKGKLIPWKFTSASIMELLSVLLSIKEKEELVLYEEPETQLHEKYQLLISMILYALNNKLVISTHSQTIIYTLSFLTLLKPKAEEVAELFKSLKLSNYEELAKAVEKANSKNVKFYYFHDGIVEEKSAEEISNGIPGISDVMEKEFDWFSKLYHERIREEKNANP; encoded by the coding sequence ATGAAGATTAAGGTTACCTCTTTAGGGCCTATAAATGAGGCTAATATAGATTTGGGTGATCTCACTGTCTTCTTTGGGCCTCCAAATTCTGGTAAGAGTACTGCTCTCCTAGCTTTATATTACGCTCTCAATCCTCCGTTATTCTTACCTTTTACCACGTCACTAAAATATAGATTTATTAAAGCAGGTAACGGAGTAATGAATATTAGAGGAGAGATTAAAAAGGAAGGATATATAGAGTTTGAATATTCTCCTTCCGATGAATATCTTAAACAATATTTGCCAGAAGGAGAATTTAGCGTTGAACCTTTTAGTTTTATAGACTTCATGAAAAACTATCAAATTTATGAAGATTATGAAGATTATCTCAAATTTCAGTCCATAGTTCTTCCTTCAGAATGCGACGAAACAGTAAGTGACGTGCTAAGAAACGGAATAAAATTTACTGCTAGTATTCGCGACAATAAAGTTTCAGTAAATTACCAACTAGGCACTCAAAATCTTTCAGAACCATGCAAGGAGTATGTTCTTAAGGAAATATCAACCAACCTAATCAATAAAATAGGAGAAAGGATATTATCTAAATTTCTGGAATCATTTTATGAAAAACTAAATGAAATTGAAGGAATAAAGAGCACGTTATTTATCCCTTATTGGAGGTCATTAGCAACATATGAGACGTTAGCTGAGGGTGACCAGTTACCTGGCTTTATTAATGTAGCTTTAACTGCTATAGGATTATCTAATCTTCCCCAATTATTCGAGTATTTCACAAAATTAAGTAATAAAAAGATAAACGAGGACGTATATAAATTATTGCAACCACTGATACCAGGCAATATAGAGGTTATAGGTAACAAACTAATTTATAAAGAGAAAGGAAAATTGATCCCTTGGAAGTTCACCTCAGCGTCTATAATGGAATTATTAAGCGTTCTTTTGTCAATAAAGGAAAAAGAGGAATTAGTACTCTATGAAGAGCCAGAAACTCAATTACACGAAAAATATCAATTACTAATTTCAATGATCCTGTACGCCCTTAATAATAAGCTAGTAATAAGCACACACAGTCAAACAATAATTTATACTCTCTCCTTCCTTACTCTGCTTAAACCTAAGGCGGAGGAAGTGGCAGAACTTTTCAAATCTCTGAAATTAAGCAATTACGAAGAGTTAGCGAAGGCTGTGGAAAAGGCTAACTCAAAGAATGTTAAGTTTTATTACTTTCATGACGGTATAGTTGAGGAAAAATCTGCAGAAGAAATAAGTAACGGAATCCCTGGGATATCAGATGTGATGGAAAAAGAATTTGATTGGTTCTCAAAACTATATCACGAACGTATTAGGGAAGAAAAAAATGCCAATCCTTAA
- a CDS encoding PaREP1 family protein — protein MEELIKKAEEKGINVEDLIISALSKEDPQEGIKLRLTLAEKYMVESEEYLTKGDVVQSSKKAYKVAEEIVKAFAEKFNLTEYQQAVKEDRWHTYTLANAAAKLSSRLGDWIKTGWNSAYALHVWGFHEAKLDLDSVKNLLQDVKRMLEESKKILS, from the coding sequence ATGGAGGAGTTAATAAAGAAGGCTGAGGAGAAAGGGATAAACGTTGAGGATTTAATAATTTCAGCTTTATCCAAAGAAGACCCTCAAGAAGGAATAAAACTTAGATTGACTTTAGCTGAAAAGTACATGGTAGAAAGCGAAGAATACCTAACTAAAGGTGACGTAGTTCAATCTTCAAAAAAAGCTTATAAGGTTGCTGAGGAGATAGTCAAAGCCTTTGCTGAGAAGTTTAATTTAACCGAATATCAGCAGGCAGTAAAGGAAGATAGATGGCATACTTATACTTTAGCAAATGCCGCAGCAAAACTTTCCTCAAGGTTAGGTGATTGGATTAAAACTGGGTGGAATTCAGCTTACGCACTTCACGTATGGGGATTTCATGAAGCTAAGTTGGATTTGGATAGCGTAAAAAACTTATTACAAGACGTTAAAAGAATGCTAGAAGAAAGTAAAAAGATATTATCTTAG
- a CDS encoding AsnC family protein, with protein MLIEKEKIMLSEILYYLQRFGDLNPKVIGAISRIKEANKLIQWLRENFHYRLAPIPRYEALGLKKYYVTIYSNYADISLYNTYELFDGITSFILRDVINPLVLNLSIYYNSTDFDRVLDYLQDEGIIYHYDIHKVEEEKFYPIDYSIFDFEKREFTGILNSPREPFELPDLTEGFFPDEVDMKIIGKKQERTISSLKDISTMLGISFKDALYHTQAHVIGKGLIKGYSIYLYKPDFRLEISFSEEDTLEELSRIPSMYLAYKLDDKTYYAHVFDNSSRLLNYLDFISSLKGKDTIEVYIHPFNEKFMFTASIPYEHFENGRWNFNTEVMMLRAEKLVKKIEEKEGRREEEE; from the coding sequence GTGTTAATCGAAAAAGAGAAGATAATGCTTTCAGAAATTTTATATTATTTGCAAAGATTTGGCGATCTAAATCCTAAGGTAATTGGTGCGATTTCTAGAATAAAAGAAGCTAATAAATTAATTCAGTGGCTTAGAGAAAACTTCCATTATAGGCTCGCTCCTATTCCTAGATATGAAGCCTTAGGATTAAAGAAATATTATGTTACAATTTACTCTAACTATGCTGATATTTCTTTATATAATACTTATGAACTATTTGACGGAATAACTTCTTTTATCTTAAGAGATGTTATTAATCCTTTAGTGCTAAATCTTTCAATTTATTATAATTCAACAGATTTTGATAGAGTTCTAGATTATTTACAAGATGAGGGAATAATTTATCATTATGACATACATAAGGTTGAGGAAGAGAAATTTTACCCTATTGATTACTCCATCTTTGATTTCGAGAAGAGAGAATTCACAGGAATACTAAATTCTCCAAGAGAACCTTTTGAATTACCAGATTTGACCGAAGGTTTCTTCCCTGATGAAGTAGATATGAAAATTATTGGCAAAAAACAAGAAAGGACAATCTCATCACTTAAGGATATATCTACAATGCTTGGAATATCTTTCAAAGATGCGTTATATCATACTCAAGCTCACGTGATAGGGAAAGGATTAATAAAGGGGTACTCTATCTATTTGTATAAACCTGACTTTAGGTTAGAGATTAGCTTTAGTGAGGAAGATACTTTGGAAGAACTATCTAGAATACCTAGCATGTACCTAGCATATAAGCTGGATGACAAAACATATTATGCTCACGTGTTCGACAATTCTTCTAGACTTCTAAACTACTTGGATTTTATATCTTCTCTAAAAGGAAAGGATACGATAGAAGTTTACATTCATCCGTTCAATGAGAAATTTATGTTTACAGCTTCTATACCTTATGAGCACTTCGAGAATGGAAGATGGAACTTTAATACAGAGGTTATGATGTTGAGGGCAGAGAAACTAGTAAAGAAAATTGAAGAGAAGGAAGGAAGAAGAGAAGAAGAGGAATAA
- a CDS encoding SDH family Clp fold serine proteinase: MPTWSEILNEILNSLKTDPLSLDKVRRKYLKEVADYLKKPVILYATRWMDNPILSPIDVQITWADKQAFMETVYGIKDKEIAIILHSPGGQIEAAQSIVEYLRKKFDRITAIIPDAAMSAATLFALASDEIIMGKQSNLGPIDPQFVITMPYGQIPISAQSILEEFNRAKEEVKQDRDNLLVWAPKIQQYPPGILEEARNAIELTKKLGEEWLIKYMLKGDNNAKNKAKRIVEYLSNHKELKSHSAPISKDKLKELGLKIIELEADQKLQDLVLSVYHATRITFQLTTVHKIVENSNGRAFIRILQPPQSSQQK; encoded by the coding sequence TTGCCCACATGGTCTGAAATTTTAAACGAGATATTAAATTCATTAAAGACAGATCCTTTATCGTTAGATAAGGTTAGAAGAAAATACTTAAAAGAAGTCGCAGATTATTTAAAGAAACCGGTTATACTTTACGCTACTCGATGGATGGATAATCCAATTTTAAGTCCTATTGACGTTCAAATTACGTGGGCTGATAAGCAAGCATTTATGGAAACGGTATATGGTATAAAAGATAAAGAAATTGCTATAATTTTACATAGCCCGGGAGGTCAAATAGAAGCTGCACAATCTATAGTGGAGTACTTAAGGAAAAAATTTGATAGAATAACTGCTATAATCCCAGATGCCGCGATGTCAGCTGCTACGCTATTTGCTTTGGCATCAGATGAGATAATAATGGGTAAGCAATCAAATCTAGGTCCCATAGATCCTCAATTCGTTATCACCATGCCTTACGGACAAATTCCCATCTCAGCACAGTCAATACTAGAGGAGTTTAATAGAGCTAAAGAAGAGGTAAAACAAGATAGGGATAATTTACTAGTATGGGCACCAAAAATACAACAATACCCACCGGGTATACTTGAAGAAGCTAGAAATGCAATAGAATTAACCAAGAAACTAGGAGAGGAATGGTTAATCAAATACATGCTAAAAGGAGATAACAACGCCAAAAACAAAGCAAAAAGAATTGTTGAATATTTAAGTAACCACAAGGAACTGAAATCTCATTCGGCTCCTATAAGTAAGGATAAATTGAAAGAGTTAGGACTAAAGATCATAGAACTTGAAGCAGATCAAAAGCTACAAGATTTGGTACTCTCCGTTTACCATGCAACTAGGATAACCTTTCAACTGACCACTGTTCACAAGATAGTTGAAAATTCTAATGGAAGGGCTTTCATCAGAATACTACAACCACCTCAATCTTCGCAACAGAAATAA
- a CDS encoding thermopsin, which translates to MHLKLLKAVLIFSLLFLTQINGYSPLKVTHVFSSHIFPPKENPKLSNVKAQEVNVYSSYSSEPAPMGIADYGVCPNGAYIVHKTQVLAKACINNLCVQTSSYTNCISAQLNVVLTYNYQGHQYSIWLQDVALIMLFNDTIKFIDNVWNMTSPKAGVGGIQGNGVICSSGGVTFYYYCANGYPGSPTTFSYPLHFCVLIKVGVNSLDEPVAYFCYNDGYGWVRYDKVTFLFPGSNNVSITINGCQYTGSGNFYDIEFVIGGPGGGSSATFNSGCVYLYLYYWNGQSFQEVKNAYNFGSDTAETSCNVIDCAYSQNGQYAAKLTPGSGSLGMLWSSNQVSASNIEIMHYYSTLTISEWSYKA; encoded by the coding sequence ATGCACCTTAAACTACTAAAAGCTGTTCTGATTTTTTCCTTATTATTTTTAACACAAATTAATGGATATTCACCATTGAAAGTTACTCATGTTTTTTCCTCTCATATTTTTCCTCCCAAGGAAAATCCCAAATTATCAAATGTAAAAGCACAGGAGGTTAATGTTTATTCATCGTATAGTAGTGAGCCTGCTCCAATGGGTATAGCGGATTATGGTGTATGTCCAAATGGGGCATATATAGTACATAAAACTCAAGTGCTGGCTAAAGCTTGCATAAATAATCTATGCGTCCAGACCAGTTCTTATACTAACTGCATTTCAGCCCAACTTAACGTCGTACTTACTTATAATTATCAAGGTCATCAATATTCTATCTGGTTACAAGATGTTGCTTTAATAATGCTGTTCAACGATACCATAAAATTCATAGATAATGTTTGGAACATGACATCTCCAAAGGCTGGAGTTGGTGGAATACAAGGTAACGGCGTTATATGTTCCTCAGGTGGAGTGACTTTTTACTATTACTGTGCAAACGGTTATCCTGGAAGTCCTACAACTTTCTCTTATCCTTTACACTTTTGCGTGCTAATAAAGGTCGGAGTAAATTCCTTGGATGAACCCGTGGCTTATTTCTGCTATAACGATGGCTACGGTTGGGTTAGGTACGATAAAGTGACTTTCTTATTCCCTGGATCAAATAACGTTAGCATAACAATTAACGGTTGTCAATATACAGGCTCAGGAAACTTTTATGATATAGAATTCGTCATAGGAGGGCCAGGAGGAGGTTCTTCTGCAACATTTAATTCTGGATGCGTATATTTGTATTTATACTACTGGAATGGACAAAGTTTTCAGGAAGTGAAAAACGCGTATAATTTCGGTTCAGATACTGCAGAGACCTCATGTAACGTCATAGATTGTGCTTATTCACAAAATGGTCAATATGCTGCAAAATTAACTCCTGGCTCTGGATCCCTTGGTATGTTATGGTCTTCAAATCAAGTTTCAGCTAGTAACATAGAAATCATGCACTATTATTCGACTTTAACCATATCGGAATGGAGTTATAAAGCATAA
- a CDS encoding MBL fold metallo-hydrolase gives MKVYEIPLRFVKSFLIDYDKGYILVDAGTPGSGKRIAEFLNSKGVKLDYVVFTHTHPDHIGGAYELRNYTKAKFAIDANGVDYLREGKIREPVLHSAFLKVAFALGRPFFFKKFHGVKEDLILKEGELVEGVEVLRTPGHTNDSISLYLPSINSVIVGDTLQGTNKGLKYPSIYENLEELIKSVEKIKCLKPSFVYVSHGKSGSTFLV, from the coding sequence ATGAAGGTTTATGAAATACCTTTAAGGTTCGTTAAATCCTTCCTAATAGATTACGATAAAGGTTACATTTTGGTAGATGCTGGAACTCCAGGGAGCGGTAAGAGAATAGCTGAATTCCTCAACTCTAAAGGAGTAAAGTTGGACTACGTAGTTTTCACTCATACTCACCCTGACCACATAGGTGGCGCTTATGAGCTAAGGAATTATACTAAAGCTAAGTTCGCAATAGATGCTAACGGCGTTGATTATTTAAGAGAAGGTAAAATAAGGGAACCGGTATTGCATTCCGCCTTTCTAAAGGTAGCATTTGCTCTAGGTAGGCCTTTCTTTTTTAAGAAATTTCATGGAGTTAAGGAAGACCTTATACTTAAGGAAGGGGAATTAGTTGAAGGAGTTGAAGTTTTAAGGACTCCGGGACATACTAACGATTCCATCTCTTTGTATTTACCTTCCATTAATTCAGTAATTGTTGGTGACACTCTACAAGGAACTAACAAGGGCCTTAAATATCCCTCGATATATGAGAACCTTGAAGAACTAATTAAGAGCGTTGAGAAAATAAAGTGTTTAAAGCCTTCATTTGTTTACGTTTCTCACGGAAAATCTGGAAGCACTTTCTTAGTCTGA